From Lolium perenne isolate Kyuss_39 chromosome 5, Kyuss_2.0, whole genome shotgun sequence, a single genomic window includes:
- the LOC127303039 gene encoding serine/threonine-protein kinase AFC1 isoform X2, which yields MGEGTFGQVLECWDRERKEMVAIKVVRAINKYSEAAMIEIDVLQKLSRNDAAGKHCVQIRNWFDYRNHICIVCEKLGPSLYDFLRKTGYHPFPIDLVRDLGEQLLKSVAFMHGLQLIHTDLKPENILFVSSEHAMLPENKDGSFSRKLPKSSAIKLIDFGSTAYDHQDCSYIVSTRHYRAPEVILGHGWSYPCDTWSIGCILIELCSGETLFQTHENLEHLAMMERVLGPLPRHMLERADHHAEKHIRRGRLNWPEGATTRESIRAVLKLPRLQNLVMQHVDHSAGDLIGLLQGLLAYEPSARLTAQEALNHRFFTRCRERRSL from the exons ATGGGAGAAG GTACTTTTGGTCAGGTACTGGAATGTTGGGACAGAGAAAGAAAAGAAATGGTAGCTATTAAAGTTGTCCGTGCTATAAACAAATACAGCGAGGCAGCAATGATAGAGATTGATGTGCTGCAGAAGCTTTCAAGAAATGATGCTGCAGGAAAACA CTGTGTTCAAATACGGAACTGGTTTGACTACCGTAACCATATTTGTATT GTCTGCGAGAAGCTTGGCCCAAGCTTATATGACTTTCTGCGGAAAACTGGCTACCACCCATTCCCAATCGACCTAGTCCGTGATCTTGGAGAGCAACTTTTGAAATCTGTTGCAT TTATGCATGGCCTGCAGTTAATTCATACCGATCTAAAACCGGAAAACATCCTCTTTGTTTCttcagagcatgctatgttacctgaaaacaag GATGGATcgttttcaaggaagcttccaaaaTCAAGTGCCATCAAGTTGATCGACTTCGGTAGCACAGCATATGATCACCAGGATTGTAGCTACATTGTCTCTACTAGGCACTACCGCGCTCCTGAGGTTATTTTAG GGCACGGATGGAGCTATCCATGTGATACATGGAGCATTGGTTGCATACTGATTGAGCTTTGCTCG GGAGAGACATTATTCCAGACCCATGAGAACCTGGAGCACTTGGCGATGATGGAGAGGGTTCTAGGTCCTCTACCACGGCACATGCTAGAAAGAGCCGA CCATCATGCAGAGAAGCACATCCGAAGAGGAAGGTTGAACTGGCCAGAAGGAGCTACAACAAGGGAGAGCATTAGAGCTGTTCTCAAGCTGCCTCGCCTTCAG AACCTGGTGATGCAGCATGTGGATCACTCTGCCGGGGACTTGATTGGCCTGCTGCAGGGCCTCCTAGCGTACGAGCCTTCTGCCAGGCTGACTGCTCAAGAAGCCTTGAACCACCGCTTCTTCACGAGGTGCCGCGAAAGGCGGTCACTATGA
- the LOC127303039 gene encoding serine/threonine-protein kinase AFC2 isoform X1 — translation MATRCAAAADLPAARPRKRARHGWDVAPPTKAQITFCGQEVGDITGWVLPSHPPDYACLSLLSNGVARNASPPWRQDDKDGHYVFAVGENLTSRYKIYRKMGEGTFGQVLECWDRERKEMVAIKVVRAINKYSEAAMIEIDVLQKLSRNDAAGKHCVQIRNWFDYRNHICIVCEKLGPSLYDFLRKTGYHPFPIDLVRDLGEQLLKSVAFMHGLQLIHTDLKPENILFVSSEHAMLPENKDGSFSRKLPKSSAIKLIDFGSTAYDHQDCSYIVSTRHYRAPEVILGHGWSYPCDTWSIGCILIELCSGETLFQTHENLEHLAMMERVLGPLPRHMLERADHHAEKHIRRGRLNWPEGATTRESIRAVLKLPRLQNLVMQHVDHSAGDLIGLLQGLLAYEPSARLTAQEALNHRFFTRCRERRSL, via the exons ATGGCGACCAGGTGCGCCGCCGCGGCCGATCTGCCCGCCGCCCGCCCCCGCAAGCGCGCCCGGCACGGCTGGGACGTCGCGCCACCGACCAAG GCTCAGATTACATTTTGTGGGCAAGAAGTTGGCGATATCACCGGCTGGGTATTGCCATCACACCCCCCGGACTATGCTTGCTTGTCTCTGCTCTCAAATGGTGTTGCTCGAAATGCTTCCCCTCCTTGGAGACAAGACGATAAAGATGGCCATTATGTATTTGCTGTTGGAGAGAATTTGACCTCTCGCT ATAAAATATACAGAAAGATGGGAGAAG GTACTTTTGGTCAGGTACTGGAATGTTGGGACAGAGAAAGAAAAGAAATGGTAGCTATTAAAGTTGTCCGTGCTATAAACAAATACAGCGAGGCAGCAATGATAGAGATTGATGTGCTGCAGAAGCTTTCAAGAAATGATGCTGCAGGAAAACA CTGTGTTCAAATACGGAACTGGTTTGACTACCGTAACCATATTTGTATT GTCTGCGAGAAGCTTGGCCCAAGCTTATATGACTTTCTGCGGAAAACTGGCTACCACCCATTCCCAATCGACCTAGTCCGTGATCTTGGAGAGCAACTTTTGAAATCTGTTGCAT TTATGCATGGCCTGCAGTTAATTCATACCGATCTAAAACCGGAAAACATCCTCTTTGTTTCttcagagcatgctatgttacctgaaaacaag GATGGATcgttttcaaggaagcttccaaaaTCAAGTGCCATCAAGTTGATCGACTTCGGTAGCACAGCATATGATCACCAGGATTGTAGCTACATTGTCTCTACTAGGCACTACCGCGCTCCTGAGGTTATTTTAG GGCACGGATGGAGCTATCCATGTGATACATGGAGCATTGGTTGCATACTGATTGAGCTTTGCTCG GGAGAGACATTATTCCAGACCCATGAGAACCTGGAGCACTTGGCGATGATGGAGAGGGTTCTAGGTCCTCTACCACGGCACATGCTAGAAAGAGCCGA CCATCATGCAGAGAAGCACATCCGAAGAGGAAGGTTGAACTGGCCAGAAGGAGCTACAACAAGGGAGAGCATTAGAGCTGTTCTCAAGCTGCCTCGCCTTCAG AACCTGGTGATGCAGCATGTGGATCACTCTGCCGGGGACTTGATTGGCCTGCTGCAGGGCCTCCTAGCGTACGAGCCTTCTGCCAGGCTGACTGCTCAAGAAGCCTTGAACCACCGCTTCTTCACGAGGTGCCGCGAAAGGCGGTCACTATGA